DNA from Apium graveolens cultivar Ventura unplaced genomic scaffold, ASM990537v1 ctg1294, whole genome shotgun sequence:
ttaactacatattttaaaatcattttataaattatatttagatCTGTATTTTACTCGAATTATGAGTTTCAGTTTTATGTAAATAATAATGTGATACTGTTATTTTTAATTTCGGGTCTGTGCTTGGCATGGCTTACCAACTAATATCTTATAAATGGTAACTTTCCCTAGAATAATATGAGACCCCACGTGCATTGATAATCGCACACGAATGTAATTTCAAAATGTGTCATGTCACGTTACTTTGTAACTATttttgtataagtttggggttaTCTAGTATTACACGTTATATATTGACAATGAGATTTAATGCATCCAAATTTTGTAATTAGCAATCTGAACTGAGCCAATCACCAAATTTTCTCATTATCACACCAAATTTTCTCAATTATTAGTAAATTTATATCATAATTACTAAAAATCATACCACCACCTAAGAAATCGTTGAATTCAAACATTTAAATGAAAATCATCAATTATTATATGCAAATTTAAAATGTTTTGAAATAGGCTAAAAATTCTAACATATTaaatttatccaaagtggagaAAAATACTCAAGAAAAATATGTCTTCAAATAGGCTAAAAGGCTACCTATTAAATATGTCTTAGTGTACTAGAAAATCTATCTCTCGTGAGATAATCATTTATTCTCCACAACTTTTTAGTGTAGTTCATAGCGCATATTTTCAAATTTATACCCTAGTAGCAACattcaaatttttttattgaaAGAGGGTAGTGATCTAATAATTGTTTTATCGAGTGAGTGTAGCGATCTATTAACATAGAATTTTGTTAAATAAGAAGGGAATTTCTGACAATATCTTGATTATTTATAAGAAAGTTAATGAGAAGTAAGTAAGGGTCAAATGATAAGAGGAAAAAatcttaataaaattaaaattaggtataaatataatatatacaaCATATACAACATTATCACCACAAATAACAATCAAATTAAACCAAATTTCGGATAGTATGGGTGACCATGGGTTTCGAAATCCGACCTAACCGACCCTACCGGACCTAACCCGCCTTAAACCAACCTAAAAAATTCAAACCGAACTTTAATCGtgttaaatattattaaaattgaaTTAAATGGGTTAGTTTAGGGTTTTGCGTGCAACCTACCCATTCCAACTTGACCCGCACACCTACTTCTTTTGAGTTCATTTAGTCTTTTTCTTATAAgtttatatgacttaatttaatAAACGAAAAGTCAGTATTCCATGTGATCGTATGCATGTAACAAGAATGCTTTGTTACATACAATTCAAGTaatttttacgtttttattttattatttttttattataggAAAGTTTTGGGGAAGAGTTGATTTGTTGCTTGACGGATGacacaaaataaattaatttgcCTAGTAGCTTATAATAACCAACCTAAACCGAACCAAACTGACCAAAAATCTAGTCGACCCAACTCGATAAAATTTAAACTTACTTTAATGGGgttaaatatatataactgaatTAAATGAATTGGGTTAGAGTTTTGTTCGTGATCCGCCTAACTTGACCCGCGTGCACCCCTACCGAATCGTAGTTTTTAAGCATAAGATATTTATTGCAAATTCATAATATACATGAATTTGGTAGGAAATGAGGATATTTGGTAGGAAATAGACTAGACGCCCACGTAAATTCCTAAGAGGAATTTCCTACAATCTCTttgaatatatttaaaaaaaCTTTGTTTGGATATGCCTTGAGTTAGCGTTTTGGACTTTTTTGGGTTTTTTTATAACAACCTAATGTGTTATATAAACTCTCTAGGTCATAAGCTAAACTTATGTTGTAATCTGTATCCTTACGATTAAATTTCTTTAAGTTTATTATAATCTTTCTTGCTTCCGTTCGAACAAATCGGTACTCAGAGCTAAGGCTAGTTCTTTTGGGTTTTAAAGTTTCATGAATCTGTTTGACAAAAAGGTGTCTTCTTTAAACATGAAGATTGATAGATTCATTGGGAGAAATAGTTTCGGTCTATGACAGATCAAGATGTGAGCCTTGCTAAAGTAGCAAGGACTGTAGGCACCACTTTCGGAAAAATCTAAACAGGGTGCAAATAACAGGGAATCGAATAGTTTGGAGGAGAAGGCACATTCGATAATCATGATATGTTTGGCTGATGACGTCATCACTAAGATAGCTGATAAAGAAACTGCGGCCAGCCTGTGGTTGAAACTTGAAAGTTTATATATGACAAAGTCCATAACCAACTAATTGCTTCTCAAGCAACGTTTGTTCAGCCTGCTTATGCAGGAATGTATATTTCTTAGGGATGATCTTGATAGGTTAAATACTATTTTGTTAGATTTTTGAAATATAGATGTTAAAGTAGAAGATGAGGATGTTGACCAATTTCTTTTATTGTTTTTGCCATTGTCGTATGAGAATTTCATTGTTGGGAAAGATATTTTGTCTCTAGAAGAAGTAAGATTTGTCCTTCATACATGAGAAAGGTGCCTCAATGGAGAAGATTTAAGTACATAAAATGTTGGGTATAGGGATTTATAGGGAAATAGATCAATAAAGCCCATTTTGTCACAAAGGGGTTAAATGCAGAAGATAGTGTCAAGTATTGACATGTCATCGGCTAAGACTATAGATACTTCTAGTACAGCAAATTTTCAACTGTTTGTTGCTTTTACACCTCAATCTGAATTTTAGAAGGAGTACATGTCTCGAGTCCCGTATGCTAATTCAGTAGGAAGCTCTATGTATGTTATGATCTACACTATACCTGATTTTGCATATCCTATTACTGTAATCATCAAGTAGATGGGAAACCTGGAAAGGAACATTGGTAAGTTGTAAAGAAgattttttgttatcatcaaggtaCATCTGATGTTGGTCTCATTTATGGGAATGATATAAAATATTTAGTCACTGGTTACTCTGATTCTGATAATGCTGGAGATGTTGATATCAGGATGTCTACGACTGGTTATGAATTTACTCTGAGTGGTTTAGTTGTTAGTTGGAAGGGAAATCTGCAGCCTACAGTTATTTTATCTACTACTGAAGCAGTGTACATGGCGTTGAATGAAGCTGCTAAAGAGGGAATATGGTTGAAAGGACTAGTTAGTGATCTTGGTATGCATCATGATCAGGTTGTTGTGTATTGTGATAGTCTTACTATAATATGCTTAGCCAAGGATCAAGTCCATCATGAGCAGACTAAGCTCATAAATTTGAGATATCATTTCCTTAGGTATGTGGAAGAGGATTAAGGTGAAGAAAGCGGGTACTGTTGATAGTCTCACTGATATGTTCACCAAGTCGGTTCTATGTGGCAGGTTCCAAAATTGTTTTGACTTGCTAAATGTTCTAAGTTATTAATCTGGGACCTGAAGCAAAATATGAGGCAGAATAATTTTTTCTTGTATATTTGGAGTTATTATGGTGCATCTGAAACATCTATTTGGTGAGAGAATTCAAGTCAAGGTGGAGATTTGTTAGAATATGCCTTGAATCAGCGTTTTAAGCccattttttgaatttttctttaaCCGCCTAAGAGATTTGTTAGGTTAAGATTTGTCATAACCTAAATATATGATGTAATCTGTATCCTCAAgattaaataaaaaatttctcTTTTACCTATTTGTGTTCTTTCTTTACGTTTAATATAATCTTTCTTGCTTCCGTTATAACAAACTTTGTTTTGCAAGACATGCCTGCACTTTAACAAGACTatgtcaaattgacagccctaagtaagttgtatggtaatctaagtttgcattttgtattgtatcacttaagtctgtaaaagtgtaaatagattagactatagtatttttctgtaaatagtctcaaacctaagaataaactctagaagaagatcatgaagatcatggcTCAGAGACAATGTGAAGAATCTTGTACTTGAATAAATCTtttttgggaaaaacattctaagttaagaaatctacaagtcacatattaagtcttatagagaagtcattcgagtactccagaatgacttatcgagaagtcaagaaaagcttatagagaagtcttagagatatcgataaggcaaattgaagacatgaagattggagatatcgacaagtcatttcttcactagagaattCTGGGATATTGGCAAGTCAAAATATCACGAGACATctttgagatatcgataagtcaaaatttcactagagaactctgagatatcgaaaagtcatttcctcactagagaactcagagatatcgataagtcaaaatgaagacattaagattggagacctcgacaagcctaattctcttatagagaactcagagacttcaacaagtcaaaacaattatagagtaataagagatctcgataagctattatacttatcgatatgtcgagtttcctatataacaaactggagatctcgatgtaaaactcaagtatAGAATGTAGATCAGTTGAATATCTAAGAttatcaatcactgatttgaaaagtttacaaaacgaagcttgaagagtacaagattagaggccaagattaactgacaatgTAGAattcacagacatgcacgatttgcaaagatacactaagccagaagtagaagttttagttaacttaaagtagggtttagtacatgatattgcatgttgtgtaaaacctgtgtttactgttctataaagtaaacactggatgctttgttttagaagtaataaaatatatctagaaaatcttgtaactctcaagagagaagctaaGTTATTTATCAACtaagaacccataaatttgtagcaagacatacatgattttaatataaaattaagtgagttttaaaagtTAGTGTATTCATGTTCATGTTTCATTATTCATGTTACAACATATTATCTCTAcagttagattactttgttcaccatccataatagttcaaaaagcttaaaaataatccaaaacacattcacccccccccccccggCTGTGttttattcattacctaacaagtggtatcaaagcaaaatctgaaagcaaacagattaaagatcttggaagaatgaatacaaagaagtttagcagtatcaaaattcctacctttcaCATATCTAACTACatactatggaaaaagaaaatgatgttgttcatcagcatggccaatccattatacattcagatcctcaagaatggtcCTTTCACCCCCATGGTCCATTATACTGCTATTGTTTTTGTAATTTAAGTTGTGTTAAATTGTGCTAAGCATTGCTACTCTGTTAATAACAGTCTTGGAGTTTACAAGGTCCATCAAGATACCAAGGTTTTATCTGTGTTTGTGAACTCAGAAGTAATTCGGGAAGATCAACTGGAGAATGCTGTCAAATTTCTTTTACATCTAAAAATTAAGGGATTTCTTGTCCTGTACAGATGTTCCTCTCTGAGAAGAAGGGCCTTACAAAGGAGGATATAGATGAAGGCCTGTGTTCAGATAAGTAATTTTACTATTCTTAATCATGAAAACATCTTGTTTTCGATGGCAGGATCAAACCCCACCAGTTTCAACTGGTCAACCAGCAGGAGGTAACTTATTTAATTCAAATCCAGGCTTCCTTTTTAGTAATGTTGGCAAAATTCTTAGGGGATGGGTAATAGTCTTGTTAATTGAGTTTTAGCCATTATGTATATTAATGTAGACGGGAATCCGAAGTCATCAATTTTGCAAAAGATCAAGCTTTGGAACCCGCAGCAGATACTCCTATTAGCACTGTTTCTAATGCAGGGACCTTGGCGCAATATCGATTTGGATGGAAATAAGCTCTTCTTGCTGTGGGTTTACTGGCTATTTCAGGTGCTGGGACCGCATTGGTTTTTATGGTACTTGGGTAACCCAAGTTGGGTTGGAGCAGTATCATGTTTTTTTGGGTAAAAATGCACAATACATATCGCGTTAATAAAATCAATAGAATCACTTCTTGTGCTAATCTCTAGTTTTGTGTTTTCAGTTGTGCTCTAGATCAGTTTGGTAATAAATCAATTATGTCTGCTGCAAGCTTTTCGGCTCCGGTGGCTGGATCCACCTATGTTGGCTTAAAACCTATCCCGCCAAAGCTGTTTCAGATGAAGGATTCAGTTGCGTGGAACAGGAAGACTATTTTGAATGGATCTAAAACTCACTGTCTGAAGGTACTTTGATCGGAACTtgtatttttgtttttaattttttttaagctGTTTATATTACCACCTTTTGTACTGCTTATAGTTGTCTCTCGTTTGTGTGTAAACAGACTTGGAATCCGATTGATAACAATAAGTTTGAGACTCTCTCCTACCTTCCACCTCTCACCGATGATTCAATCGCTAGGGAAATTGATTACATGATGAAAAAAGGATGGATTCCATGCCTTGAATTTGATGCAGTAAGATAGATACTTCATAATTTCTTTATTAGTATGATTAATACATATCCTACTGGAAATGTTCTACAGTTTTTGTTCAGCTAGATAGTTCTTAATTGCTTTTATCTACAATTGCATCAATTTTAAGTGTTAAAGAGATATGACAATTAGTTGTTGCAGAAAGTGTGACTTCTGGTAATTGAATTGTATTGTGAGCTCCCTTTGTTTGGCAAAGATAACATCTGGaatacaaccactaattcttaaaAAAATTTACTATTTGCGTCCACTCTTTATCATAATTTAGATTATGTTGTAAACTTTCAGTTTAGCAGGTGTCTTGTTTCTTGATAGTTGATAGTGATAGAACTTGACTCCAATGTTAGAAACTGCATATTTTTTATATAGAAAATATTCATTGTGTGTCCGATGTTATAAAATTTTCTATAAATGCATTCCAAATTGTGGCACTGATAAATAATTTTGTTCAATCTTGAAATTTCCATCTCTGGAGATGAACTTTCTATTTCTTTTCTCTCTTGCATGCacaaaataattatataaatcaaTGGCTTGAAGCAATACTCTGTGGTCTGAAGTTTTTGTTAAGCAGGGGTTGAAATACTGATCTCTTGTTCTGAACATTTTTGTCTACAGCTGGGGTATGTTTATCGCGATAACAGCAGAATTCCTAACTACTACGATGGGAGGTACTGGACAATGTGGAAGCTTCCCATGTTTGGTTGCACGGACGCATCTCAAGTCCTCCATGAAATCACGGAATACAAGAAGGCATATCCTAGTGCTTACATCCGGTGCCTGGCTTTTGATAACATTAGGCAAGCTCAATGTATGTCGTTCGTCATCCAAAAGCCCACAACCACCTCCTAGATCCTCTGCTCCTTGAAAAAGTTGCAGTGCGACCCTGTTCTGCTTCTGCATGTTCAATGAAATCAATGAGTGATTCCATATGGGTAATTCAAAATTTCCTTATTCTAAATTGCTTACAGTAGTTATTATTGCTAAAAGGAATTGGCTGTACATAGTTGCTTGTATCAGTTGTGTTGTCATACTCAACAAATATATCATGGGTGCATCTGTGCATTTCTTGTCACAAACGTCCTTATTTAAAACTGGTTTTATATAAGTTTGCATTTTCGTACTTGCCATATATTTTCAAGGGAGCTTTTGGTCTTTAGAATGCCAGAAATCATTGTTCTAAATCTACTCCAGTTATAAACAGGTGGTTGACTAAGTCATCAATTTTGATGACAAGTTCCACCTCACCTTTTAACTTGAGAGGCGATTATGTTGTGCTCTTTTTAATAATCTGTGTTATTTCAACCCAGGAATTCATAGTCTGCAGTTAATAATCATATTTGACCTTGTAGTTCACCTGCTGGTCCTGAAACTCAAATAGTATAAACGATATTCTTGTTGATGAAAACAATAATGAGAGCCTGCACTTGCTAAGAAACGCATGCTACCTAGGTAAATAATTGTCTGAATGTTggaataatattaattttttatgtCTGAATGTTGTTGTTTGACTTGGTTTGGAAGTGCAGCAAAGTTTCTTGAGTTGTTTTAGAATATGTTATTGATGATTTCTCTCACTTCTTCCTCTAATGCTTCTGAAAATGCACTCCGACACAAGTAAATAGAAACTCATAAGTAATCAACACTTAGTAACAAACAAGTAGACCCATTATGCACAACTTGAAATATGTCTAAGTTGATTGTTAGATTCTTTTACATATGTCTTTTTGGGTAGTTAATGCAGCACCCATGTGGTTGATTTGATCGTGCACATGGCATCTATCCAGTAAGTGGAGGATCATATTTGCTTGCTTGGGATAAAACGGCTTGCTCATCTTGTCCTCTGCAGTTGTTGAGATATCTAAATAATGGGAATTTATATGGGCCCTTGCTGTCTTGTGTAGAGAGGATTTATGTCTCAGATTTTGAAGAGTGTTCAAAAAGGGATAGTGAAAAAACTATCTTACAATTTTCATTAGACTGAATGTCTTCAGTTGGTTTCCGGAGAATGTAATagtttagatttcagatcataTGTTTTACTATTTTGGTTGACGTTCTCAGACAACAATTATacaattagtgatgtaaaactttacacaatttggtctataaacttcttacacatcactttcaattaagaaaagctgatgtcaaaaaagataatgtacatcactttaaggtaaaaaactgatgtcaaagaaatccaagttcaagtttaaatgaaatatagaaatcactttgtttaagattaaactgatgtcaagtaacattataaacatcacttttaaccaaacaaaactgatgtcaaaaaaatacaatgtacatcagtttcagacaaacaactgatgttaaagactaatatgttcaagtctaaatgatacatagagatcacttcattctagaaaacactgatgtctatacgctaaattagacatcacctttcattaaagaaagAGATGTTTAATATGTTatttacatcacctctgtcaaaattatcgatgtttttgtgataaaaaacatagctcaatatatgtttaatatgttttaataggtgtaatttagttattaaataattttgttatagcattttttgtaaaaaatcatcacatagacatcagtatttttcaataaaattgatatttttctgacaaaaaacatagctcatgatatgtttaacatgtttaattaggtgtaatttagttattaaataatttacttatagcattttatataaataatcaacacatagacatctattttttaactaaaattgatgtctaatcgagtatagacatcgggtattcaccgatgtctagaatagacatcaccgacatcaacatcggttgggaaacagcatagacatcggccaaaaagcgatgtctatggacttttttcttgtagtgccaggatcctagtcgaaccttcgacctggattttggtcgaaaactagtgtctttctttgcttcctggtcgtttggttttgactaggatccacgacATGGGTTTCGACCGGGATCCTAGTCAAACCTTCGACCTAGATCTTAGTCGAGACTTCTGCGCttatttgcttcctggtcgttagatttcgactaggattcatgacctgggttttgaccaggatcctagtcgattcttcgacctggattttagtctaggtttctggaccccattcttgaaaaatattatgcttgattcaggaattcgACCTCGATCCTAGCTCGtctttcgacctcaatccagttctattatacccgtaattttcgggtgtctgttcgaaagaattcgaacagaattcacgagctgaaattcgacctcaatcTTGATCCATTATACACACAATTTCCGGGTGTCTGTTTAAAAGAAttcgagcagaattcacgacttagaactcgacctcaatcctggtcttattgggCTTCCATCTTatccaatttggattgggccttatcttttttagggctttgatttgggTCTTCTATTTtcccaaatcctaattggatttgggccttctattttccaaatcttaattggatttgggctttttatttttccaaatcttaattggatttgggctttttatttttccaaatcctaattggatttgggctttttatttttccaaatcctaattggatttgggcctcccATTGGGCTTCTTATTAATTTGGGCTTAATTTATTAAAACACCTTCTTtagaattctcgggaatttttatttaatttctttggaattccttggaatattctggaatgttccatttatgggcttttttctttgggcctttatccttactgggctttttgttccttcaacttcacttttttacctatataaaggagtgagtagagtctactgctcctcactttctcatttctaaattctccttctttcttcttttgttaagaatctcagagcaataacagtagGTCGGAGTATCTTAATCCCCAAAGCctttttaggagcattacttcaggtaagacttctccctttacttcttgtgcttgtttttgTATAGTTTGCGTTTTAAAATTGTCTCCTTATGTGCCTTTTTTTCCAATtggctgataagaaaattacccgtttggccaagatgaatgtggccaaaaagtccaatgaattccccatttggtcaaggtacacttccttgattgatataTATGATCAACATACGAGGGGACGAGAACCCGTCATATGCGCATCtagacgcgcacgaccatatcagtgccttgcgggatccaaaggagctggacaagttgagcggttgtttcaaaatcaaggatcctttcaagctagttcttgcaagtccggccgacagggcctgtcagtggaagaaaGACGCAATATGCATCTACAGGGATACTTTAAGtgcaggtattagactcccctttcacccattcatccctgttttgctagctgatatgggcatcagcccttgccaactccctcctaactcttggaggttgattatGTGCTATCTTTCGCAATGCACCAAGCACAATGTCTCTACCTCTGTTGCTATTTTTagaaagattttccagttcaagaacagtcctgacaagaattcggggtgggtttctttaaaccagcacccaaccgttccccacatagtgaacgtgaagtccatccctgacaacaacttggggtggaagaaagattttatgttcgtcgtttgggagggtggcgattggggcacccaatttcgctcgtcttttgggctagccgtagatgggagcccaaacgatataattttgtctgaggaggagaccagagctttcaacctccttacgcaagataatgggacttcccattcttgggatcttatcagggagaccgttcgtgtagaacgcggcctttctcccgtccctaagaagagTACATTTCCTTCCTTATCTAATTcgtaataaaataaatatataaaagaaaACTCGTTTACCTCATTTAATGTCATCAgactaaaacaaaattaaatttattatccATTCGGTCTAAGAGAAAATAATTTTTACCTATTTACCCtggatcaataatatttattattttattttagcttgatttttcaaattcaactaattatatgtagtttttaaaaaattttatttcaaattggatatatagtataattttgtttagccaCTCCGGGTGAAttttgtatattattttttttaatgaaaACCATTAGACATATTATATGTTAGAAAATTAtgattttagagcttaatttaattatgttcttgatggtaatcctaaaatctaatgattggaaattgttcaatgatatttgaacttaaattttcatgtatggttttaagaattttcttaatgaaatccatatgaaatgagagttgaaagtagcttggaaaagcttggaaaaatttgagaatgtttgtcccacattgaaataaataaaggagggtgtgtgctttatatcgtattacccacatgagtagtatacaactactaaggtgtgtgatggtccattatattgttgtgtgcttcacgcgcgccccgccccgccacgcaccgcaccgcaccggaccgggtcgggtcgaagggcgatttgggcgaatgtctcggcgtctcgcgtacgcgaggcgacctgggcgaggattttatttatttgagaattattttaattcgaatttatttatcggtgactggattattgggctgggtactgaaataggctaagtcactttgttagtgggcttagtctaaatatttgaacctgcaaataatctgatctgtaacaagttctaatatcagaatcagaacttaagaactgatgaataaaatcagaacttaacaagttctgatattagaatcagaacttaagtactgatgaatcaaatcagaacttaacttaagttctgataataatgtgggtgttaatgtgaaaagctgttacaaataatttaaattcaaaagctgttcagttttgattttttttttcattaatgaattcaaaatctgatcagttttgattttttcattaatgaagcagtttaattca
Protein-coding regions in this window:
- the LOC141699768 gene encoding ribulose bisphosphate carboxylase small subunit, chloroplastic-like; this translates as MSAASFSAPVAGSTYVGLKPIPPKLFQMKDSVAWNRKTILNGSKTHCLKTWNPIDNNKFETLSYLPPLTDDSIAREIDYMMKKGWIPCLEFDALGYVYRDNSRIPNYYDGRYWTMWKLPMFGCTDASQVLHEITEYKKAYPSAYIRCLAFDNIRQAQCMSFVIQKPTTTS